Proteins found in one candidate division WOR-3 bacterium genomic segment:
- a CDS encoding HypC/HybG/HupF family hydrogenase formation chaperone: MCLAIPMKLISIKKDKGIVELGGIRKEISLALLNNVRIGDYVIVHAGFAIEKLDKKEAKKTLKIWEEISNIK; encoded by the coding sequence ATGTGCCTCGCAATCCCTATGAAACTTATTAGTATTAAAAAGGATAAAGGAATAGTTGAATTAGGAGGTATCAGAAAGGAAATTAGTTTAGCTCTCTTAAATAATGTAAGAATAGGGGATTATGTAATTGTCCATGCAGGTTTTGCAATAGAAAAGCTTGATAAGAAAGAAGCAAAAAAAACACTGAAAATTTGGGAAGAAATATCTAATATTAAATAA
- the hypD gene encoding hydrogenase formation protein HypD encodes MNYITEFRDKEISKRIIEKIKEDLKDYKEKIYLMEVCGTHTHAFFSSGIMSLLPENIVHLSGPGCPVCVTTNDYIDKAIAYSRLPYVIITTFGDMMRVPGSYSSLEKERAKGNNIKVVYSPIESLNIAKKNPDKKVIFLGVGFETTAPLVAYTILTALNEKIKNFFVLSGHKLIPPAMKALLEKKETKIDGFICPGHVSTIIGEEPYLPIVKKFKIPSVIAGFEPVDILEAIEILTRNIIRKRASLENQYKRVVRKEGNKKALSLMKEVFKTESTSWRGLGVIPNSGLYIKDEYSEIDAEKNLSVEVEKTKENPACRCGEVLRGVRKPNECELFKRVCTPENPIGPCMVSGEGTCAAYYKFKDGK; translated from the coding sequence ATGAATTATATTACTGAGTTCAGAGATAAAGAGATATCCAAGAGAATAATTGAAAAAATAAAAGAAGACCTTAAAGATTATAAAGAAAAAATTTATTTAATGGAAGTTTGCGGGACACATACGCATGCTTTCTTTTCCTCCGGAATTATGAGTCTTCTTCCAGAAAATATTGTGCATCTCTCAGGTCCAGGTTGCCCTGTTTGTGTTACTACAAACGACTATATAGATAAAGCAATTGCTTACAGTAGACTTCCATATGTAATAATAACAACTTTTGGAGATATGATGAGAGTCCCCGGTTCTTATTCTTCCTTAGAAAAAGAAAGGGCAAAAGGAAACAACATAAAGGTTGTTTACTCTCCAATTGAAAGCCTGAATATTGCGAAAAAAAATCCCGATAAAAAAGTAATATTTCTAGGAGTCGGTTTTGAAACCACGGCTCCTTTAGTTGCCTATACTATTCTTACAGCACTTAATGAGAAAATTAAAAACTTCTTCGTTCTCTCTGGACACAAACTAATTCCTCCTGCAATGAAGGCTCTCTTAGAAAAAAAAGAAACCAAAATCGATGGTTTTATTTGTCCTGGACATGTCAGCACTATAATAGGGGAAGAACCTTACTTACCCATTGTGAAAAAATTCAAAATTCCTTCAGTTATAGCAGGATTTGAACCAGTTGATATTTTAGAAGCAATAGAAATATTAACAAGGAATATAATAAGAAAAAGAGCTTCTTTAGAAAATCAGTATAAAAGGGTTGTTAGAAAAGAAGGCAATAAAAAAGCTCTTTCTTTAATGAAAGAAGTTTTCAAGACCGAATCTACAAGTTGGAGAGGTCTTGGAGTAATTCCTAACTCAGGTTTATATATAAAAGATGAATATTCAGAAATAGATGCTGAGAAAAATTTAAGTGTAGAAGTAGAAAAAACAAAAGAAAATCCAGCCTGCAGATGTGGAGAGGTTCTCCGTGGAGTAAGAAAACCTAATGAGTGTGAACTATTTAAGAGAGTATGCACTCCAGAAAATCCCATAGGACCTTGTATGGTATCCGGTGAAGGCACCTGCGCAGCCTATTATAAATT